The following DNA comes from Eleginops maclovinus isolate JMC-PN-2008 ecotype Puerto Natales chromosome 8, JC_Emac_rtc_rv5, whole genome shotgun sequence.
ATGGCAGAGAGCATCATGTTGAATCTGGCTGGCCAGCTGATCATGCTGCAGAGGGACCGCTCAGGGCCGCAGGTACGGGAGAAGGAGACGCCTGCCAACACCAAGAAGCTGGTGGGTCCAAACAATAAGCCAGGATATGGAGTTTTTTCCTTTGTTATGCTACAGACACACTCAGGGGAAACATTTAACCAATACTTGGACAGCCTCTTTAGTTTGACAAACTTGTTTCACCCCGTTTGTAAGCCACCCACCCACCATGGGGAAATGTTCCTTACAAGTCACTGGTGTTCATATTGGTTTCCTGTGCTAGCTTATATCGCAGATGCTTCAAATGTTCAGTAGCTGATGGCAGGAGATCTTGATGCTGGCCCTGATGATTTGTAATTCCGAAGCAATTTTTTTATCACATCTCTACCTAAACTAGCCTTGTCTTGCCTTTGGGAgtgttgtaaagtaactaagtactatacttaagtacacttttgagatacttgtacttcacttctgtatttctgtttaaGGCTACTTTTTGCTTATACTCCAATACAATTCAGAGTtagatggtgtacttttactccattacatttatttcatccctttagttactttgccgatttggattaatgatgtggaatataatcaacccttaaatcagactttatttacatctggagtaaattcacatgctaccctgcagtatacaaagtcattcaaactagctgcacctttaccagctctgataaacactttaatgcatcaataattataatcaaaacatatacgatatattattctgaagttgaccaatctgcacaatatctacttttacttttggtacttaaagtatattttgatgccaaaaatgttgtacttttactttaagtatcaTTTTGATTGCCGGACTTTTacctgtaacagagtattcttacACTCTGGTAGCcaacttctacttttactcaagtacaagatctgagtacttctaccacctcacTGGCTTATGTTAGACATTATTAAAGTGCCGAGGCTCAGCACTGTATGACTAAAGTGCAAATGATGGTTATTCAGTAACCAGAGATAGAttttcactctctttttttctcccctagCTTCCATTTTGTCCTCCAGTGGTGCTGGCCCAGTGTGTGGAGAACGTGTGGACCACCTGCCGCTCCAACAGAAAGAAGCGCCACCTGCTTGAGGCCCTGTGGTTGTCCTGCGGCGAAGCGGGCATGAAGGTCTGGCTGCCTCTGTTTCCCCGAGACCACCGCAAGCCCCACTCCTTCCTCTCCAGACGCATCATGCTGCCCTTCCACATCAACATCTACCCTCTGGCGGTGCTGTTTGAGGACGCCCTGGTGCTGGGGGCCAGCAACGAGACCGTGCTCTACGACGGGCTGCAGGGACCCTCAGAGCCACTGGAGGCGCTGTTCCCCTACTGCACCGTTGAGAGGACCTCCCAGATCTACCTCCACCACATCCTGAGGCAGCTGCTGGTGCGCAACCTGGGTGAACAGGTAGGAGGAGCCATTAATCAGGAGACAAAAATTGACAACATTTGAAGAAGGTTAAGAAGCGCTGGCACTAAGTGTAAAACTTACAGGAATCGCCTCTCAgagaatatttcatttttccagTTTTACGAAAGACATGTCTCCTGAGCCACTGAGCGCTGGAATGAGCTTTTATTCCATGACTTAATGTCCTCTGTCCCACAGGCTCTGATGCTGGCCCAGTCCTGTGCCTCGCTCCCCTACTTCCCCCACGTCATGGAGCTGATGGTGCACGTCGTGCTGGAAGAAGAGGCCACGTCGCGGGAGCCCATCCCCGACCCTCTGCTGCCCACCGTGGCCAAGTTCATCACCGAGTTCCCCCTCTTTCTCCAGACCATCGTCCACTGTGCCAGGAAGACGGAGTACGCCCTGTGGAACTACCTGTTCGCAGCCGTGGGAAACCCCAAAGATCTGTTTGAGGAGTGTCTCATGGCTCAGGACCTGGACACAGCAGCCTCCTACCTGATCATACTGCAGGTAGGGACACGATGACACCACATACTCAGTTAGCTGTATTATCACACATTTGTAGCCTattaattaacaaaaaagtCTCATTCATGGTGCGACCACACATACAATCGTTGTGATACCTGACCTAAAACTGGTCAGGGtgtcatgctttaaaaaaaagctcacagtctccatctcttttccattctTTCTATCCGTCTCTATTTCTTCGTCCCCCTCTGTGAAGAACATGGAGGTTCCAGCAGTGAGCAGACAACACGCCACTTTACTCTTCAACACGGCGCTCGAGCAGGGCAAGTGGGACCTCTGCCGGCACATGATCCGATTCCTCAAAGCCATCGGCTCCGGGGAGATGGATACTCCTCCCCCAACACCCACCACTCAGGTAGAGAACTTCAAATAgaacatttatttcctttgtttgaCACTTTTCTGTGACTCGGTCTAGAGATATCAGTCAGCAATATGTTGCAATCCGTCCAAAGTTTTCAATCTCAAGAGTGTTCATATCCGTCCACACTGAGAAGGCGACCTTAGGGTTTTCCCTAATCcacaaaacctgaaaaaaaatgGGAACaaaattgtataaaataaaattttattttttttatttgcatttgccATGTAAATCCCTTTTGTAAAACAATCCTGATGTTTAAATAGTAACAACTTTTCAAAAAAGCAGACATCATGGTgtgtaaataacatttaataacaaTCCATCATAAAGAGACAACTCACAGAAGCACAGAACATGCATCAATTGTTGGTTGGTAGATATTTGTCCATGATTTAGCAAGCCTGAAACCCTGTCATGCTTTTTCCTCACATGTTATTGTAAAACATGAAGAAGTAaactgtgtgtatctgtgtttaGGAACCCAGCAGCTCATCTGGCGGTTTTGAGTTCTTCAGAAATCGCAGCATCAGTTTGTCGCAGTCAGCGGACGCCATCGCTACGGGGAAGTTCAACCTGCAGAAGACCTTCAGTATGCCCTCCGGACCCTCTGCTAAAGGGTAGGGACACACTATGGACACAGGTTACGTTTTGTTCAAAATGTCCTCACAGCAACATCTAATCCTTCCTGTGTTCTTCCTGTCAGTCGGGAGGTGGACTGTGCGGAGAACATGTACATCGACCTGATGCTGTGGCGCCACGCCCGCCACCTCCTGGAGCAGGTCCGGCTTCGAGACctgggatgcttttctgcacaGCTGGGCTTCGAACTCATCGGCTGGTTGTGTCGCGAGCGGAACCGCGTGGCCCGCGTTGAGGATTTCGTGTCTGCGTTGAAACGACTCCACAAGGATTTTCTCTGGCCCTTCCCTGTTATTCCTGTGGGAAGCATCAGCTCGCCACTGAAGAACGGACGCTGTCGCCCAGGTGAGTGAGACTGGGTCcaggaaacacagcagaatgtgtgttttaagttGTTGCAGCCTGATTAGTGGCTGATGAAACATTCACAAGGTGATGTGGTTTCTGCTTCCCCAGTGCCTAATACCTTTGTCTCTATCCTAatatttcatgttgtgtctttgttgttgccCTAAGCATTGAGCACTCGGCTGTTGAAGTCTCAGTCGGCTGACAGTCTGCTGAACAGCGACATGGACACGGGGCCCCCTCAGGCGGATAACAGCAACCACAGCTGGCTGGACAGGCTGGAGGAGAGAGCCAAGGACATGGACACGGCCTCGTCAGCCCACTCCAACCAACACTCACCACAGACACACGACGCGTTCCTGTCTCTGCTCACCAACAAAGGTAAAAAACTGTTATCCTCGACCAGCTACTAACAAGAGATGTGTTTAAATACATGCCTTTTCCTAATCCTTCTTTTTATCTCCTCTCTAGTGGAGGAGTACAGCGTGGGCTCGGCCACAGACCTGACAGAGACCAGCTCAGTGGTGGATGGTGATTGGATGATGGTTGATGAGAACTCGTCCACTCTGAGCCTCAGTCAGGCTGAGTTGGAGCACATCTCCATGGAGCTGGCCAACAAAGGCCCGCACAAGTCACAAGTGCAGCTCAGGTGAGAGACTAAACATCACTAACTCTCCCCTCCGTGGCCCTGCAGTCTGTGATGATCCAATGTGAATCGTCAGCCTGTACTTGACAGCGGTGCCTCTCTGCTTCCCTCCAGGTATCTCCTTCATGTGTTCATGGAGGCGGGCTGTCTAGAGTGGTGTGTGGTGATTGGTTTGATCCTGCGGGACGCCAACGTCATAAAGCAGGTGATCGGCTTCCTGGACAGCCCCGAGGTTCCCCAAGAAACTGTGCAGAGTATACGGAACGGCCTATTGGCTGTCGACTCATGGGTGTCCACTAACTGGTGGGTGAAGCTTTTAAGTGTAATGGAATAGATACTGTGATGTGTTCTAATTCAAGCTTAGTTTATTTTTAGAGCACATTCAAAATCTTAAAGCACCGATGACAGTGGCGTATATGAAACAAAATGATTGGCAAATTCAGTTGGACAAAATGCTAGAAGTAGGAGTTGAGTTTTAAATGAGCTTCGAGAACGGACTAATCGATTGTTCCAGAACTTAAGATCGTATTCGTagaacaatttttaaaaatggtgtCAAACATTTACCCACGTTGTCCTCTCTCCTCACTCTCTTGTCTTTTTTCCAGCCTGGGTTACAAACCCTTCCTGAACCTGATCCAGCCGCAGCTGCAGGACCTGCTGGAGGCCACGGCAGAGCAGGTGCAGCCCGAGGCCTTCCAGCCCAGCAGCCAGAGCTCCAAGCTCGGCGGCTCAGAGGGGCCAGGAGGGGCAACGGCGCCCCGAGTGGAAGACATCCGAGGAGTAGCGGCTCCTCTAGGCCTCGCCCTGCCCTCCCTTGAACCTGCTGGAGGtttcccccgccccccctctgAGGACTGTCCCCCCGAACAGACAGAGGAGCAGGGCGAGGAAGAAGGAGCCTACGACTGCACCCTGTCATGAAGCGAGGAGCCTCCTCTGGACTCAAACCTGTGACAGAGGAGGGCGCAGCAGAGGCTGGACTGGAAATATACTCTatttttgtttgagtgtgtgtgggtctgtgagtgtgtgtgtgtgcgcagaaAGTACCTCTCCTGCAGGTTCTTACTTCAGTCAGTATTATCCACTCTGTGCTGAGCGCCTGTGGATACCGAGCTATAAACGAAGCGCCAGACATCTCGGCTGCAAACACGCAGACCATAATGTGCTGTTAGACAAACGCCACCATGGCGAGTTGTGCGTCTATACATCAGGTTGGTGTGTGGGAGCTATCAACCAGCACATGAAAGCACcagggtttttatttgtttcacatTCCATGACAAATATTCTGAGTGCGTAGATTTCGTTTGGCACTCACTCGAGTTCAACTGgaggcttttttcttttcttttttcagtgtccAGACAAGGAGCTCCATTGTTTCCTTTGGTGTAACGTGTGCAAGAATCAGTTCAAAGACGAGCCCTGAGTGTATTCGAAGCAGCACCACGCTACATCGCCTAGCAAAAATTTAGATCAAAGCTCTAGCCGTGACAGGAAGTGTGTCTGAGCCCAGGAGCGTGCATGAGAGGTGTTTCATACTTTCATACCTcatatgatttaaaaatattttgtgaTACCTTTTTCAATAATATAACAGTgtacaaaataacattatttttctaTCCATTACACCCTCTTGAGCCTCCCTTTGAGAAGCATGGTATGAATTCTTTGTGGCGCCCCGAGGATTTCTTAGAATATGATCCCTGCAGACTCGTTTTTTTCGTACACCTAACTGCAATTATGTCAGAGTGCGCTGTCTGATATTCTTCATGTGTTCCAGATTTTAGACAACAATCAGAGCCGTGTTGAGCAGATCGAAGCGCTATAAAAACCAAATTATGCGATATATGTTCTCCAGCTTATAAACACAGTTGGGTTTAAGTCTCCATCTGTCAGAATGTGTTTCCTATCATCAGCGAGGCAGGTTTAGTGTTATTAAATCCATCCTACTCTGAAGACTTCATCCATTCACTCCCTCAGCAGCAGTGTTAACAGTCAGTATCATTTTTAAAGTGAGAATGGTTTGGTCATTGCATTGGCTATGTGATGGAAGAATTGTAATTTGGCGCGTCATTATTTCGTCCAGTTCAATATGCATATCACCTCCCTGAACCTCTACGACTACGATTTCTGGTTTGTGTGGATTTCTGGATGCGCGTACCACATTGTATTGAGAACGTGTTGACATGCTTGGTGACTTTCATCACATGCGAATAGATGTTATCGTATTAGTCTTCATTTATGGTATTATTTATTGGCATTATAGCTGCCTCTGAATTATgctcgtttttttttattttaatgaatgctAACAAACTTCTCCACCTTAATGAAATCAAACTTGTGTATTGGCTCTCTACCGCGAGCACTCAACGGTTCATCAGTCAGTATTATATTGTGCAATGTATTGAAATGTTActcagctttattttgtttatgttcaaTACTGATTTTCCCCAGCTTTTACTGATCATGATAGACCAAATCATATCTTTTTGCTCTCTTGTCGGTGTGTACGAGATGAGTCGGGTGTCTGTGTGAAATCCTTCAATGGTGACTGTTGTATGATTTGTTTAAACACTCACAAAAGGGCAGAATGATGTACTGAACATAAATCCCTACCCCCCCCTCTGAACAAGCCTACAGCAACACTACGCTGCTCCGCTGTAGGCTTTACTTGAAAAACGGTAACACGACGAACCAAAGACTTAACGTCCAGAGGCCTTCTGTTTTAACCGGTTGCTTCAAATCGAGTGCTTGTCTCATTACGCAGAGGGggacacaacaaacacaccctcacccccccctcccttctcctcagaAACCATTGATGCTCAAACTGAGACGATTGCCTAGGGAAATTAatattgcatttgttttctgGTTTCCTTCTCTGCAGGCGAGGGGCAGGTGTGTCTCGTGGTACTGCAGTTCACTCAGTCGTggacagcccccccccacccccacccctccctctgtgtacagtttaaaatgttgccTGATTCCTGAGtagactttttttgtttgtttctggagtggcggcagcagcagcaaacatcCTCAATGCAGTGTAAAGAAACTCTCTTGTACATTTGCCTTTTCTACTCATGTttggtttttctatttttttttccttgtacATAAAGAccaataaattatttttaaaaatgatgagtAGCCTGTGTTCCTGctctttgtgtttatatgtAGTCAGATGAAGGTAAGTAGTTTAAAGCTCAAtattcaacaaacacaaagggCTTTAAATAACGACCATCAATTTAAATAAGGCttaaacatttacagtatatgtatcAAATTAGTCTTGCTTTTTGATGAATGAAATCATGaactgataaaaaatgttttaaataaaagtacatttctcTTGTAATATTACTCTTGTGAAAAATCCAAAcgtttttaattttatttatacagtggggcaaaaaagtatttagtcagccaccaattgtgcaagttctcccatttaaaaagatgagagatgcctgtaatttttatcataggtatacctcaactatgagagacaaaatgagaaaaaaaaatccaggaaatcacattgtaggatttttaatgaattaattggtaaattcctcggtaaaataagtatttggtcacctacaaacaagcaagatttctggctctcacagacctgtaacttcttctttaagaggctcctctgtcctccactcgttacctgtattaatggcacctttttgaactcgttatcagtataaaagacacctgtccacaacctcaaacagtcatactccaaactccactatggccaagaccaaagagctgtcaaaggagaccagagacaaaattgtagacctgcaccaggctgggaaaactgaatctgcaataggtaagcagcttggtgtgaagaaatcaactgtggggctccacgcaagatctcaccccgtggggtcaaaatgatcacaagaacggtgagcaaaaatcccagaaccacacggggggacctagtgaatgacctgcagagagctgggaccaaagtgacagaggctaccatcagtaacacactacaccgccagggacttaaatcctgcagttccagacgtgtccccctgcttaagccagtacatgtccaggcccgtctgacgtttgctagagggcatttggatgatccagaagaggattgggagaatgtcatatggtcagatgaaaccaaaatagaactttttggtaaaaactcaactcgtcgtgtttggaggagaaagaatgcagagttgcatccaaagaacaccatacctactgtgaagcatgggggtggaaacatcatgctttggggctgtttttctgcaaagggaccaggacgactgatccgtgtaaaggaaagaatgaatggggccatgtatcgtgagattttgagtgaaaacctccttccatcagcaagggcactgaagatgaagcgtggctgggtctttcagcatgacaatgatcccaaacacaccgccagggcaacgaaggagtggcttcgtaagaagcatttcaaggtcctggagtggcctagccagtctccagatctcaaccccatagaaaatctttggagggagttgaaagtccgtgttgcccagcgacagccccaaaacatcactgctttagaggagatctgcatggaggaatgggccaaaataccagcaacagtgtgtgaaaaccttgtgaagacttacagaaaacgtttgacctctgtcattgccaacaaagggtatataacaaagtattgagatgaacttttgttattgaccaaatacttattttccacaataatttgaaaataaattcattaaaaatcctacaatgtgatttcctggattgtttcccccattctgtctctcatagttgaagtgtacctatgataaaaattacaggcctctctcatctttttaaatgggagaacttgcacaattggtggctgactaaatacttttttgccccactgtatatacatataaatatatcaaaacatttttatttatttatatatatatacacacacttatATTAAATTAGTcttatgttttagttttttgatgAAATTGTCATGAACTGatttaacattttctcttttaaagtacatttaaatgtttgtattatttatttttttaccatgtTTGAATCCGTACTGTCCTGTTGTTCACTCTTATCTTATTTCTCTATGATTATTCTTgtaaaaaatcccaaagtttctaATTAAAACTAGTTTTTTCCTGTGAAATAAAATCCTGAAATTAAAGAGATGAGTCCTGTCCTATCGTAATATATAATGCTGCATTGAGTCAGGGTCTCAGAGAGCTGTGAAATCTAATAAAACGAGTTGTGTCTTATATGCAAAGTTTAATTACAATTTCTGGTATGGATCCACTGGGTCACATGACACGGAGGCTATTGAAGGATGAACTGG
Coding sequences within:
- the ric1 gene encoding guanine nucleotide exchange factor subunit RIC1 isoform X2 produces the protein MYFLTGWPRRLLCPLRSEEEPFHVQPSSQRFYFAVLSETQLSIWFSRPSVLIVSYIESAKAATQFGFYQKAEWKPDDSMIAVATANGYILLFDVLGGGDDKYLYEPVYPKGSPRVKVTPGYKEEQCAPALSLEMKKPVDLEAPITSLQSLQEDLLVCTADGYLHVLHWDGLGSNGRKAICLTTIPFSLDLQSARGGPSLDLEGVYIRCMEYCVTLDGFAVVLSDRRLGFITPLSNTITADLQGVWAADVTDGTCVAVNNKYRLMAFGCASGSVLVYMIDTTTGSMQLSHKLELTPKHYPDIYNKTGPVKLICWSPDYSVAMVTWECGGLSLWSVFGAHLICTLGEDFAYRSDGTKKEPIKISSMSWGAEGYHLWVIPIKQEKKRQEQQEEEEMETPPHPTLQAGILQFHFIKSALTVNPCTSNQEQVLLHGEDRLYLTCGDPSQDNSTSDTHLHTHLHPHDGSPLHHPPNPDSSLSQGLSTLLGHKHWHVVQIHSTYLESNWPIRFAAIDTAGQCMAVAGRRGFAHYSLFTRKWKLFGNITQEQNMTVTGGLAWWKDFVVVACYNYIDQQEQLRLYQRSANLDNAFASVTKLQSDTLLLNVFRDMIILFRADCSICLYSLERRNDSPHPTASVELLQEVSMSRYIPHPALVVSVTLTSVRTETGITLKAPQQACMAESIMLNLAGQLIMLQRDRSGPQVREKETPANTKKLLPFCPPVVLAQCVENVWTTCRSNRKKRHLLEALWLSCGEAGMKVWLPLFPRDHRKPHSFLSRRIMLPFHINIYPLAVLFEDALVLGASNETVLYDGLQGPSEPLEALFPYCTVERTSQIYLHHILRQLLVRNLGEQALMLAQSCASLPYFPHVMELMVHVVLEEEATSREPIPDPLLPTVAKFITEFPLFLQTIVHCARKTEYALWNYLFAAVGNPKDLFEECLMAQDLDTAASYLIILQNMEVPAVSRQHATLLFNTALEQGKWDLCRHMIRFLKAIGSGEMDTPPPTPTTQEPSSSSGGFEFFRNRSISLSQSADAIATGKFNLQKTFSMPSGPSAKGREVDCAENMYIDLMLWRHARHLLEQVRLRDLGCFSAQLGFELIGWLCRERNRVARVEDFVSALKRLHKDFLWPFPVIPVGSISSPLKNGRCRPALSTRLLKSQSADSLLNSDMDTGPPQADNSNHSWLDRLEERAKDMDTASSAHSNQHSPQTHDAFLSLLTNKVEEYSVGSATDLTETSSVVDGDWMMVDENSSTLSLSQAELEHISMELANKGPHKSQVQLRYLLHVFMEAGCLEWCVVIGLILRDANVIKQVIGFLDSPEVPQETVQSIRNGLLAVDSWVSTNCLGYKPFLNLIQPQLQDLLEATAEQVQPEAFQPSSQSSKLGGSEGPGGATAPRVEDIRGVAAPLGLALPSLEPAGGFPRPPSEDCPPEQTEEQGEEEGAYDCTLS
- the ric1 gene encoding guanine nucleotide exchange factor subunit RIC1 isoform X1 is translated as MYFLTGWPRRLLCPLRSEEEPFHVQPSSQRFYFAVLSETQLSIWFSRPSVLIVSYIESAKAATQFGFYQKAEWKPDDSMIAVATANGYILLFDVLGGGDDKYLYEPVYPKGSPRVKVTPGYKEEQCAPALSLEMKKPVDLEAPITSLQSLQEDLLVCTADGYLHVLHWDGLGSNGRKAICLTTIPFSLDLQSARGGPSLDLEGVYIRCMEYCVTLDGFAVVLSDRRLGFITPLSNTITADQLQGVWAADVTDGTCVAVNNKYRLMAFGCASGSVLVYMIDTTTGSMQLSHKLELTPKHYPDIYNKTGPVKLICWSPDYSVAMVTWECGGLSLWSVFGAHLICTLGEDFAYRSDGTKKEPIKISSMSWGAEGYHLWVIPIKQEKKRQEQQEEEEMETPPHPTLQAGILQFHFIKSALTVNPCTSNQEQVLLHGEDRLYLTCGDPSQDNSTSDTHLHTHLHPHDGSPLHHPPNPDSSLSQGLSTLLGHKHWHVVQIHSTYLESNWPIRFAAIDTAGQCMAVAGRRGFAHYSLFTRKWKLFGNITQEQNMTVTGGLAWWKDFVVVACYNYIDQQEQLRLYQRSANLDNAFASVTKLQSDTLLLNVFRDMIILFRADCSICLYSLERRNDSPHPTASVELLQEVSMSRYIPHPALVVSVTLTSVRTETGITLKAPQQACMAESIMLNLAGQLIMLQRDRSGPQVREKETPANTKKLLPFCPPVVLAQCVENVWTTCRSNRKKRHLLEALWLSCGEAGMKVWLPLFPRDHRKPHSFLSRRIMLPFHINIYPLAVLFEDALVLGASNETVLYDGLQGPSEPLEALFPYCTVERTSQIYLHHILRQLLVRNLGEQALMLAQSCASLPYFPHVMELMVHVVLEEEATSREPIPDPLLPTVAKFITEFPLFLQTIVHCARKTEYALWNYLFAAVGNPKDLFEECLMAQDLDTAASYLIILQNMEVPAVSRQHATLLFNTALEQGKWDLCRHMIRFLKAIGSGEMDTPPPTPTTQEPSSSSGGFEFFRNRSISLSQSADAIATGKFNLQKTFSMPSGPSAKGREVDCAENMYIDLMLWRHARHLLEQVRLRDLGCFSAQLGFELIGWLCRERNRVARVEDFVSALKRLHKDFLWPFPVIPVGSISSPLKNGRCRPALSTRLLKSQSADSLLNSDMDTGPPQADNSNHSWLDRLEERAKDMDTASSAHSNQHSPQTHDAFLSLLTNKVEEYSVGSATDLTETSSVVDGDWMMVDENSSTLSLSQAELEHISMELANKGPHKSQVQLRYLLHVFMEAGCLEWCVVIGLILRDANVIKQVIGFLDSPEVPQETVQSIRNGLLAVDSWVSTNCLGYKPFLNLIQPQLQDLLEATAEQVQPEAFQPSSQSSKLGGSEGPGGATAPRVEDIRGVAAPLGLALPSLEPAGGFPRPPSEDCPPEQTEEQGEEEGAYDCTLS